From the genome of Thermosynechococcus sp. NK55a:
TTGGAAGTCGTGGGCAGCAATTTTTTCCCGCAGCCAGGGATACCCCTGCTCAGGGCCATAGCCTTTGAAGGTGGCACGATCGCCCATTTCTTCGACGGCTTTGATCATCGCCTGGCGACAGGCCGCCGGCAGTGGTTCGGTGACATCACCAATCCCTAGGCGAATCAGGGGAGCATCGGGATGGGCTTGCAAAAATTGATTGACACGGCGGGCAATTTCTGGAAACAGATACCCCGCTTTGAGTTTGAGGTAGTTTGCGTTAACAAAGGCCATAGTGCGGTTGAGTGGGAACAGAAGGTCAATATATCAGGATTCGAGAATCCCTTTCAGGCGAGAGTGCGCCAATTCCAGCGCCGCGGCCAATTTTTCCGGTTGAGATCCCCCCGCTTGGGCAAAGTTGGGACGCCCCCCACCGCGCCCGCCACAGACTTGGGCAAGTTCTGCGACTAGTTGACCGGCATGCACACCCCGCTGCACAATATCCTGACTGGCAGCTACTAAGAGGTTCACTTTGTCAGCAGCAGGTTGAGTGGCCAACACCACAGCTCCACTACCCAATTTATTTAGGAGCCACTCGGCGGCGGTTTTTAGCCCTTGGGGATCCACGCCCGCCAGTGAGGCAATGAGAAGGTGGGTATTGCCGACGGCTTCAGCCTGCTCCAAGAGGGCTTGGGTCTTGGCGAGGGTCAGTTCCGCTTTGAGGTGTTCCAGTGCCTTTTGCTGGGCTTTGAGATCTGCTTGTAGTTGGCTAATGCGGTCGAGAACCTCTTCCGGTTTGGCTTTGAAGCGATCGCACAGCTCGCGGACAATGCTATCGCGCTGTTGCAAATAGTCACGCACCGCCGGGCCAGCAATGGCTTCAATGCGACGAATTCCAGCGGCCACCCCACTTTCACTCACAATCTTAAAGAGGCCAATTTCAGCGGTGTTGTGGACATGGGTGCCACCACAGAGTTCCATAGAGACACCGGGAATATCGAGAACTCGCACCTGCTCACCATATTTTTCGCCAAACATGGCGATCGCTCCCCTGGCCTTGGCTTCCTTCAGGGCCATGATATAAGTGTGGGTGGTGTGGCTTTCGCTGATCCAGGCGTTAATTTGATCTTCAATCTGTTGCAGCTCCTCATGGGTCAGGGCACGGGGACAATTAAAGTCAAAGCGCAGCCGATCAAAGGCCACCAGTGACCCCGCTTGGGAAATGTTCTCGTCAATCAGCTTTTTCAAGGCCGCCTGCAAGAGGTGCGTTGCTGTGTGGTGTGCCTGTACCCGCCGCCGACAACTGAGATTAATTTGTGCAGTCACGCGATCGCCCACCTTTAGGCTACCGCGCTCCACTTTGCCGTAGTGAACAAACAATTCCTTTTGCTTTTGCACATCGTGGATGTGCACCAGGGCATCACTGCCAGCCAAGTACCCGCGATCGCCAATTTGACCCCCCGATTCGGCATAAAAGGGGGTTTCCTCAAGGATCACCTGCACTTCCGTTCCTGCCGTTGCCGTTGTTACCGGATGACCCGCCACCAAAATCGCTGTTACTGTCGTTGTCAAACTAAACTCGTCATAGCCGCGAAACTGCGTAGGATGCAGTTGATCCGCCAGGGAATCAATCCCCTCCTGAACGGTAATATCAATAGTTTCGTGGGCTGCTTGGGAACGTTGTCGCTGCTCCGCCATACAGGCTTCAAACTCAGCCACATCCACACCAATACCTTGCTCTGCGGCAATCTCTTGGGTCAACTCCAATGGGAAGCCATAGGTATCAAAAAGAACAAAGGCATCGCGCCCTGCCAGTTGCGGTTGACTGCGTTTTTTGCCCTTAGCCTTCTTCAGGGGAGACAGCATCTCCGCCAAGAGCTTCTCACCCCGATCCAAGGTTTTGAGAAACTGTTCCTCCTCCCGCTGGAGCTCGCTGAGAATGACTGCCTGCCGCTCGCGGACATTGGGATAGACAGGGGCAGCCAGATCAATCGCCACTTGAGCAAGATCAGGGGTTACCAGCCCATTGATTCCCAACAGCCGACTATGGCGCACAATCCGCCGAATCAACCGCCGCAGGACATAGCCACGCCCCACATTACTGGCAGTGACACCATCGGCAATGAGATGAACCACCGCACGGGTGTGATCACCAATCACTTTGAGGGAGGTTTGGGTGCTGGCATTGGCTTTGGGGTACTGAATCCCGGCTCGCTGCGCGGCTGCCTCAATAATTGGGAAAATTAAGTCCGTTTCGTAGTTGTTGGGCACCCCTTGGAGCACCTGCGCCATCCGCTCCAAGCCCATACCGGTATCAATGTTTTTCGCCTTGAGGGGGGTACGGCGACCTTGGTCGTCTTGGTTCAACTCCATGAACACTAAGTTGTAGAGTTCGATGAAGCGGCCATCGTCATCGAGATTAACGTTAGCTAGCCCCTTTTCTGGATAGAAGTCGTAGTAAATCTCAGAACAAGGGCCACAGGGACCCGTCGGCCCCGCCGTCCAAAAGTTGCTCTCCTCGCCCATGCGCTGGATGCGCTCCTTGGGTAAGCCCACTTGGCGATGCCAAATGTCATAGGCCTCATCGTCATTTTCAAAGACGCTCACCAAGAGGCGTTCCGGAGCTAAACCATAAACCGTGGTCATCAGCTCCCATGCCCAAGCAATGGCCTCCGCCTTGAAGTAGTCGCCAAAGCTAAAGTTGCCCAGCATTTCAAAGAACGTGTGGTGGCGAGCGGTGCGACCCACATTTTCAATGTCATTGGTGCGCAGACATTTTTGAGCGGTGGTGGCGCGGGGCACCTTCGGCGCTTCTTGACCGAGGAAAATTGGCTTGAAGGGGAGCATGCCAGCGATCGTCAGCAGCACCGTTGGATCCTCAGGAATCAGGGACGCACTCGGTAAGATGGTGTGTCCTTTGGCCGCATAGAAATCGAGGAATTTCTGGCGAATTTGATCACCGGTGAGAGCAGTGATCGCCGACGCAGAGGGGGAGGAGGTCATTGGAGCGAAGTCTCAACGGAGCGTAATAAACGGCAAAAATACTATTCCATCATACTGGATTGTCTTGGATGTGAAATCCATGGGCGATCGCCAAGTTGAAGTCTCTACCTCCATGGCATTCGCTTAGGGAACAAACACGCCGCGTAAAAAGGTTTCCAGGTAAAGATGAATCAATTGGCGGCCAAAGAGACCGCTAAAGATGGCCGCCACTGCTAGAAAAGGGCCAAAGGGAATGGGCTGGCGGCGCTGAATCCAACCCAGGGCAATACCGAATCCCCCCATGAGGCCACCGAGGGCACAGGCCAAAAAAACGTAACAAGCAGCCCCTGCCAACCCAGCCAAGCGCCGATCATCGCTGCTAGTTTACCGTCTCCGCCGCCCATTACCTCTTGATGAAAGGCGATCGCTCCCCCCCAGCGGATCAGATCAAAAAGCCAAATGCCAATCACTGCGGCAATGATCCCCTCTGTAAGTCCTCCTAGACCCGTGGTTAAGCCTCTCACGAGCAACCCAGTGATCAACCCCCACTTCGTCAGGGGATGGGGCAGCGTCATCGTATCAAGATCAATCAAGGCCAAGGCCAAGAGCCATGCACTCAGCAGCCACAGCACCAGCGTTTGCCCCTGCCAACCACTGACAGCCACAATCAGGACATAAAGCAGTGCCGTCAACAGCTCAATCGCAGGATACCGCCAAGAAATTGGCGCATGGCAATACCGACATTGCCCCCGCAGGAATAGCCAGCCCAAAATCGGGATATTGTCCCAGGGCTTGAGCGTTGTCAAACAGATCGGGCAGCGAGACGGTGGATAGAGGAGCGATCGCCCCCTTGGCACACGGTAGATCACAACATTGAGAAAGCTTCCCACCGCTGCCCCAAGGCCAAAAACAAAGCAGTAGCTGGCAAAGGTCAAAACAGTTAGTGCATTGATAGGCGTGTTACTTCCGGCAGATGATCGTAGGGAATAAAGCATTCTTGGGGCAGCAGGACTGGCTGGCTAGTAAACAGCACATAACCCCGTAGGGTTTGCCGATTAATAGCAACACCTGCAGGCACCGTTTTTGCCCCATGAACCTGCTGGTAGAGATTATAGATGGATTGAGCAGCGGCTAATAGGGGGGTATCAACGGTTTCCATGGTTTGTAAAACTGGCACTGCCCCACTCCTCGGCAATCGAACAATGAGAAACGGTGATGTTTGGCTTTAAGTCAACCATTTAGTTCTCACCAAGTGCTCCGCCTATGCAAAAGCAGATCTGAAATCCGCCGCCTGAAAATTGATGATCTTCTCTTCACCAAGGGAGAGATAGAGCTACCACAGAGCGAGGACGTCTTCCCTGGGAAATCACCTGAGGAGAGTATTACTAAAGAATTGGTTGTTTCATCATGCCAAGACCCCCGCGATCGCTATTGCTATGCTGAAGTGCTGATTTAGCAAGGATTCCTTGAGGGGAAGCATGACTTGCACGGGCTTGGGTTGAGGCCAAATACACTCCCCTGGTTCCAGCCATGTGTGGGCATGAAGACTAGTTGCCACCGTAGAGGAGTAATTCAGTGGGAGAAGATGGAGAAAGTTGGCAGAAGTGGCGTGGACGACAATAGACCTCTTGTAAAGATAGCTGTGCTGTGGCTAAAAATCCAGTGTGATTCTCCCAAAAGCCATAAATCAACCGCCAAGACCGTAAAGAATTGCAACATGTGCCCTTGTGGGGTTAAGGAGCAGAAGAATTGCCTATAATACTGTGAGCACGCCAATGCTTGAGGGAGTTGACGTTGACCACGACTGTTTTTCAGACCACCAAATCCCAAGAAATTTTTGCCGCTGCCCAAAAACTCATGCCCGGTGGCGTCAGTTCACCTGTGCGTGCCTTCAAGTCCGTCGGCGGCCAGCCCATTGTCTTTGATCACGTCAGGGGTGCCCACATTTGGGATGTGGACGGCAACCAATACATTGACTATGTGGGGTCTTGGGGACCCGCGATCGTTGGCCATGCCCATCCTGAAGTCATTGACGCCCTCCATGCCGCCCTCGAAAAGGGAACTAGCTTTGGTGCCCCCTGCCTGCTTGAGAATATCTTGGCGGAAATGGTGATTGCCGCTGTCCCTAGCGTTGAGATGGTGCGCTTTGTGAATTCCGGAACCGAAGCCTGTATGGCAGTGCTGCGGCTAATGCGTGCCTATACCCAGCGGGAAAAAGTGATCAAATTTGAAGGCTGCTACCACGGCCATGCTGATATGTTCTTGGTCAAGGCGGGGTCAGGCGTCGCCACCTTGGGTTTACCCGATTCTCCCGGCGTGCCGAAAGCAACCACCGCCGCAACATTAACGGCGCCCTACAACGATCTGGAAGCGGTCACTCGCCTCTTTGAACAGTATCCCAATGATATTGCGGGTGTGATCCTTGAACCCGTGGTTGGCAATGCTGGCTTTATTCCCCCCGATGCGGGCTTTCTCGAAGGACTGCGGGAGCTGACGAAACAATATGGCGCCCTCTTGGTCTTTGACGAAGTGATGACGGGCTTTCGCATTGCCTATGGCGGTGCCCAAGAAAAATTTGGGGTCACACCGGATCTAACTACCCTCGGAAAAGTGATTGGCGGTGGTCTGCCCGTGGGTGCCTATGGTGGTCGCGCTGACATTATGAAGATGGTGGCGCCTGCGGGGCCTGTGTATCAAGCGGGTACCCTCTCTGGCAATCCCTTGGCAATGACAGCGGGCATTAAAACCCTGGAAATTCTCAGCCGCCCCGGCAGCTATGAGTACTTGGATCGGATCACGGGCAAGCTGGTACAGGGACTTTTAGACGCTGCCCGGGAGTTTGGCCACGAGGTGTGTGGTGGGCACATCAGTGGTATGTTTGGCCTCTTTTTCACCGCTGGTCCGGTGACCAACTATGATCAAGCCAAGCAGTCCGATTTGAAAAAGTTTGCTGCCTTCCACCGCGGCATGCTAGAGCAGGGGATTTACCTTGCGCCATCCCAGTTTGAAGCGGGCTTTACCTCCCTTGCCCATACGGAGGCGGATATTGAGCGCACCATTGCGGCGGCGCGGACAGTCCTGAGTCAGCTTTGAGTCTTTACCGTGGCGGCAAGGAGCACCACATCCATTAAGTCCTCAAGGTTGAGGCAGGGAAAGACCATGACATCTCCCAATTGATGAATGGCTCGGCTGCTATCTTCTGCCAAGGTAATCACGGGGAGTTTTCGCAGTTTGGGGTGATTCTCCAGATGGGGGACTTCCGCAGCGGGCAAGTCCCAAATCAGAACGTCAGGCTGCCAAATATCCACCAAGAGATCGGCCTGTTCAAGGTCTTCTGCTTCGAGAAGCCGCAGGTGGGGTAGACTAATTTCATGGAGTAAACCGAGGCGAAGTACCGTCTGATTCAGGAGGGGATGCTCAAAGGTTGGTTTTGCCGCTGGAGAAGTCAGTCGCGGAAAACACCAGCGATCGAGGACATCGATCAGCAGACTGGGATGACTACTCAAGGGCAGCCGTTGCACAAAACCGGTCAGGCCCAAAGGAGTGGCCTCATCGGAGAGGATAATCAATGGCACAGTGGCAGTGAAGGGACTGGTGGCAAGACTTTCAACCACATCAGCCAGAATGAGACTACTGGCGGGGCGGACGATAATTGCTGTGGGTTGCAGTTGCTCCAGCTTATCCAGCGCTTCAAGGGGATGGCGAGCGACCATATATCCGTAATGGCTGTCTCGCAATGCGGCAGTGGTGTGCATGATCCACGTGGCATCATTACTGATTAAAAGGATCAATTGAGCTGTAGTGGGCAATTCAGGGGGAAGTTCCTCCCTAAAGGGCAGCAGCACTGTCCACTCACTCCAGCGATCGGCTTGGGCGATAAAGGAAAGCTCACCATTGTGGAGACGACAGAGTTGGTGGGCTAGCATCAGCCCCATTGTTACTTCGGCGTAGTCCTCGAGGCATTCGTGTAGCAGGCGATCGTGATCCTGAAGAGGAATACCATGTCCCTCTTCCCACAGTTGCAACGCCAGCCAATTTTGCCAGCGACTCAAGCGCAGTCCATAGCGATCGCTGGGAAAGAGCATCAGCCACCCTAGGAGATGGCCAAGAATCTGCCGTAGCCGCAAAGCGTCGCCCCAGAGGTAGACATGACTCAAGGGCTGATCAATTTGCCAATGCCAACTCGGCGGGGTCAGATTGTAGAGATGCTCCGCCAACTCCTGCGATCGCAACCACAAATCCGCCAGTTCTACAGTTTCCCATTGCAATTCCAACTCTCGCCAGAGGGCGCGGGTGTAGTCCTGCCATGCCTGAATGAGGCGATTCATTTGCCAACCGCTACGCTGGATTAGGGCAAGGTAGTCCTGTTGCTCGGGTAGGGGGTGTTGCCACAGGAGTTGGGTAAGGCCGAGGATTGCCGTTAGGGGGTTTTTGAGTTCATGTCCCAAGCTCAGGAGGAGGCGCTTTTGCTGATGGAGGCGGAGTTGCTGCAAGCGGGTGGGGGTCGTTGGATCAGCCTCTTGGCGCTGTTGGGCAAAAAATACCCAATAGCGATCGCTAGCGATCGCCACACTGCTCTGTGCTTTCTCCCAGTCCAACGACATTAAATTCAAGGGAAATGAGCACACCTGCCAGAGCGATCGCCCCTCTAGTGCCTGACAACTCATGCCCTCAAATTTAGTCTGTACCAGCGGCAAAAAGTCAGTTAAGTATTCTGACCAAGCATGATTTTGCCAAATCACTCTCCCTTGGGCGTTTTGAATTTGTACTGGCAAAGGCAATTGTTCAATCACTGCCAGCCAAGGCAAAGGGGGCTGGCAGGCCCAATGATAGAGCAAGCGTCGCTGATCCAGCAGTCCCACAAAGCACTCCTGTGCATCCACAACCGCAATATAGGGGGGCATCTGGGCTTGAGTGCGCAGCCATTCCTGAAACTGCAATAGCGTCCACACTGCCGGTACCCCCACCACGGGCGATCGCCAAGGAGCCGTCACACTGCCTACCGCGAAGTCGGCTAACGTCCCTTCCCGCTCCAAACTCAAAGCCAACCCCCAGCCCTGCACCACCCCCACAGGTTTTTGCCCCTCATCCACAACGACGATCGTTTCTGGGAGGGTTTCTTGCCAACGCTGATACACCTCCTTGAGAGACAGACCGGCCCCCACCGCCATTGCCGGTTCAGTAAAGCTCGCTAGGGAGAGGGAATTCATGGATACAGTCCTTTTCTGAACTGGGGTACATCAAATAAGGAGATAGGATGCCCTGCCACTGGTTTTTCCATTGTTGAGTGTGTTTTGTACTGGCGAGCCTAAGC
Proteins encoded in this window:
- the alaS gene encoding alanine--tRNA ligase — protein: MTSSPSASAITALTGDQIRQKFLDFYAAKGHTILPSASLIPEDPTVLLTIAGMLPFKPIFLGQEAPKVPRATTAQKCLRTNDIENVGRTARHHTFFEMLGNFSFGDYFKAEAIAWAWELMTTVYGLAPERLLVSVFENDDEAYDIWHRQVGLPKERIQRMGEESNFWTAGPTGPCGPCSEIYYDFYPEKGLANVNLDDDGRFIELYNLVFMELNQDDQGRRTPLKAKNIDTGMGLERMAQVLQGVPNNYETDLIFPIIEAAAQRAGIQYPKANASTQTSLKVIGDHTRAVVHLIADGVTASNVGRGYVLRRLIRRIVRHSRLLGINGLVTPDLAQVAIDLAAPVYPNVRERQAVILSELQREEEQFLKTLDRGEKLLAEMLSPLKKAKGKKRSQPQLAGRDAFVLFDTYGFPLELTQEIAAEQGIGVDVAEFEACMAEQRQRSQAAHETIDITVQEGIDSLADQLHPTQFRGYDEFSLTTTVTAILVAGHPVTTATAGTEVQVILEETPFYAESGGQIGDRGYLAGSDALVHIHDVQKQKELFVHYGKVERGSLKVGDRVTAQINLSCRRRVQAHHTATHLLQAALKKLIDENISQAGSLVAFDRLRFDFNCPRALTHEELQQIEDQINAWISESHTTHTYIMALKEAKARGAIAMFGEKYGEQVRVLDIPGVSMELCGGTHVHNTAEIGLFKIVSESGVAAGIRRIEAIAGPAVRDYLQQRDSIVRELCDRFKAKPEEVLDRISQLQADLKAQQKALEHLKAELTLAKTQALLEQAEAVGNTHLLIASLAGVDPQGLKTAAEWLLNKLGSGAVVLATQPAADKVNLLVAASQDIVQRGVHAGQLVAELAQVCGGRGGGRPNFAQAGGSQPEKLAAALELAHSRLKGILES
- the hemL gene encoding glutamate-1-semialdehyde 2,1-aminomutase; the protein is MPGGVSSPVRAFKSVGGQPIVFDHVRGAHIWDVDGNQYIDYVGSWGPAIVGHAHPEVIDALHAALEKGTSFGAPCLLENILAEMVIAAVPSVEMVRFVNSGTEACMAVLRLMRAYTQREKVIKFEGCYHGHADMFLVKAGSGVATLGLPDSPGVPKATTAATLTAPYNDLEAVTRLFEQYPNDIAGVILEPVVGNAGFIPPDAGFLEGLRELTKQYGALLVFDEVMTGFRIAYGGAQEKFGVTPDLTTLGKVIGGGLPVGAYGGRADIMKMVAPAGPVYQAGTLSGNPLAMTAGIKTLEILSRPGSYEYLDRITGKLVQGLLDAAREFGHEVCGGHISGMFGLFFTAGPVTNYDQAKQSDLKKFAAFHRGMLEQGIYLAPSQFEAGFTSLAHTEADIERTIAAARTVLSQL
- a CDS encoding HAMP domain-containing sensor histidine kinase, yielding MNSLSLASFTEPAMAVGAGLSLKEVYQRWQETLPETIVVVDEGQKPVGVVQGWGLALSLEREGTLADFAVGSVTAPWRSPVVGVPAVWTLLQFQEWLRTQAQMPPYIAVVDAQECFVGLLDQRRLLYHWACQPPLPWLAVIEQLPLPVQIQNAQGRVIWQNHAWSEYLTDFLPLVQTKFEGMSCQALEGRSLWQVCSFPLNLMSLDWEKAQSSVAIASDRYWVFFAQQRQEADPTTPTRLQQLRLHQQKRLLLSLGHELKNPLTAILGLTQLLWQHPLPEQQDYLALIQRSGWQMNRLIQAWQDYTRALWRELELQWETVELADLWLRSQELAEHLYNLTPPSWHWQIDQPLSHVYLWGDALRLRQILGHLLGWLMLFPSDRYGLRLSRWQNWLALQLWEEGHGIPLQDHDRLLHECLEDYAEVTMGLMLAHQLCRLHNGELSFIAQADRWSEWTVLLPFREELPPELPTTAQLILLISNDATWIMHTTAALRDSHYGYMVARHPLEALDKLEQLQPTAIIVRPASSLILADVVESLATSPFTATVPLIILSDEATPLGLTGFVQRLPLSSHPSLLIDVLDRWCFPRLTSPAAKPTFEHPLLNQTVLRLGLLHEISLPHLRLLEAEDLEQADLLVDIWQPDVLIWDLPAAEVPHLENHPKLRKLPVITLAEDSSRAIHQLGDVMVFPCLNLEDLMDVVLLAATVKTQS